From Micromonospora nigra, one genomic window encodes:
- a CDS encoding SAM-dependent methyltransferase translates to MRPLGVVTRGTTNPNRLRRVDNWIVETCGDPLRAAADPLVVDLGYGATPVTAVELRARLATAVRGDVRVVGLEIDPVRVAAAQPAADPPGLTFARGGFELAGLRPTLVRAFNVLRQYDEGQVADAWSTVTGRLAPGGSLVEGTCDELGRLGGWVRVDGEGPRTLTLAAKLTTLHSPAELAERLPKALIHRNVPGERVHDLIRALDDAWRAAAGYAPFGPRQRWLHTVAAVRDLGWPVLGGPRRWRLGEVTLPWPAVAPT, encoded by the coding sequence GTGAGGCCGCTCGGCGTCGTCACCCGGGGCACCACGAACCCGAACCGGCTGCGCCGGGTGGACAACTGGATCGTCGAGACCTGCGGTGACCCGCTGCGGGCGGCGGCGGACCCGCTGGTGGTGGATCTCGGCTACGGCGCCACCCCCGTCACGGCGGTGGAGCTGCGCGCCCGGCTGGCAACGGCGGTCCGCGGCGACGTGCGGGTGGTCGGGCTGGAGATCGATCCGGTACGCGTCGCCGCCGCCCAGCCCGCCGCCGACCCACCCGGGCTGACCTTCGCCCGGGGCGGCTTCGAGCTGGCCGGGCTGCGGCCCACCCTGGTCCGGGCGTTCAACGTGCTGCGCCAGTACGACGAGGGGCAGGTCGCCGACGCCTGGTCGACGGTCACCGGGCGGCTGGCACCGGGCGGGTCGCTGGTCGAGGGCACGTGCGACGAACTGGGCCGGCTCGGCGGCTGGGTGCGGGTGGACGGCGAGGGGCCCCGCACCCTCACCCTGGCCGCCAAGCTGACGACCCTGCACAGCCCCGCCGAGCTGGCTGAGCGGCTGCCCAAGGCGTTGATCCACCGCAACGTGCCGGGCGAGCGGGTGCACGACCTGATCCGGGCCCTGGACGACGCCTGGCGGGCCGCCGCCGGCTACGCCCCCTTCGGTCCCCGGCAGCGCTGGCTGCACACGGTGGCTGCCGTACGCGACCTGGGCTGGCCGGTCCTGGGCGGCCCCCGCCGCTGGCGGCTGGGCGAGGTCACCCTTCCCTGGCCCGCCGTCGCCCCCACCTGA
- a CDS encoding helix-turn-helix transcriptional regulator, whose product MDRGPGQLMGPYEIAQRLNVSRQRFQQLARYPTFPKPYQELRGMKVWLAEDIEQWIKEYRQPRPADEDSLG is encoded by the coding sequence ATGGACCGAGGGCCGGGGCAGCTCATGGGGCCCTACGAGATCGCTCAGCGCCTGAACGTCTCGCGGCAGCGGTTCCAGCAGCTCGCCCGGTACCCGACCTTCCCAAAGCCGTACCAGGAACTGCGCGGTATGAAGGTGTGGCTCGCCGAGGACATCGAGCAGTGGATCAAGGAATACCGGCAACCCCGGCCCGCCGACGAGGACTCGCTGGGCTGA
- a CDS encoding SDR family NAD(P)-dependent oxidoreductase, with product MTPVAIVTGASSGIGAATARRLAAEGFHVLAAARRTDRLAELVERIAADGGTATGVACDVTSDEAVAGLAATAQAAPGPVTLLVNNAGGARGLDPVESGSVADWQWMYDVNVLGTLRVTKALLPALEASGAGTVVIVSSTAGFTVYEGGGGYTAAKHAQTAVAGTLRLELCGRPVRVVEIDPGMVRTDEFAMVRFAGDADRAAAVYEGVAEPLVADDVADCIAWCATRPQHVNVDRLVVRPLAQAAQHKVHRG from the coding sequence ATGACTCCTGTCGCCATCGTCACCGGAGCGTCGAGCGGCATCGGCGCGGCCACCGCACGCCGGCTCGCCGCCGAGGGCTTCCACGTCCTGGCCGCCGCGCGGCGCACCGACCGGCTGGCCGAGCTGGTCGAGCGGATCGCCGCCGACGGCGGCACCGCCACCGGTGTCGCTTGCGACGTCACCTCCGACGAGGCGGTGGCCGGGCTGGCCGCGACGGCGCAGGCGGCGCCCGGCCCGGTCACCCTGCTGGTCAACAACGCCGGCGGGGCACGGGGCCTGGACCCGGTGGAGTCCGGCTCGGTGGCCGACTGGCAGTGGATGTACGACGTGAACGTGCTCGGCACCCTGCGGGTCACCAAGGCCCTGCTGCCGGCGCTGGAGGCGTCCGGCGCCGGCACCGTCGTGATCGTCTCGTCGACGGCCGGTTTCACCGTGTACGAGGGCGGCGGCGGGTACACCGCCGCCAAGCACGCGCAGACCGCGGTGGCCGGCACGCTGCGCCTGGAGCTGTGCGGCCGACCGGTACGGGTGGTCGAGATCGACCCCGGCATGGTGCGCACCGACGAGTTCGCGATGGTCCGGTTCGCCGGGGACGCGGACCGGGCCGCCGCCGTCTACGAGGGGGTGGCCGAGCCGCTGGTCGCCGACGACGTCGCCGACTGCATCGCCTGGTGCGCCACCCGTCCGCAGCACGTCAACGTGGACCGTCTCGTCGTCCGGCCACTGGCGCAGGCCGCCCAGCACAAGGTGCACCGGGGGTGA